From Maylandia zebra isolate NMK-2024a linkage group LG11, Mzebra_GT3a, whole genome shotgun sequence, one genomic window encodes:
- the mgat1a gene encoding alpha-1,3-mannosyl-glycoprotein 2-beta-N-acetylglucosaminyltransferase, protein MIRKRSCLIFCGAFLFITWNAILVLLLWGRPPQGRDQKEGPEGPPSNVMEDVLRFANAFESELEMQKKILLQIQNHQLLWEPSDNKPKVTAAPQPAIPILVIACNRVTVKRCLDKLLQHRPSAARHPIIVSQDCGHAETAEVIRSYGNNVTHLKQPDLSDIQVRPEHKKFKGYYKISRHYHWALNQVFKTLGHLSVVIVEDDLEVAPDFFEYFRALLPFLKSDPSLWCVSAWNDNGREGYVDPGKADLLYRTDFFPGLGWMLLREVWEELEPKWPEAFWDDWMRQPEQRRNRACIRPEISRTLTFGRQGVSLGQFFDKYLRYIKLNTEIVPFTKLDLSYLKEETYKENFEKEVYSAPVVKYEDVKQGQLQGPGPFRLQYSSKDSFKLMAKNLGIMDDFKSGVPRSGYRGVVSFMSRGRRIYLAPPPGWTQYDL, encoded by the exons ATGATCCGTAAGAGAAGCTGTCTGATTTTTTGTGGCGCGTTCCTGTTTATCACATGGAATGCCATACTGGTACTCCTGCTGTGGGGGAGACCCCCACAGGGCCGAGATCAGAAAGAAGGTCCCGAAGGGCCCCCCAGCAATGTGATGGAAGATGTGCTTCGATTTGCAAATGCATTCGAAAGTGAACTTGAGATGCAGAAAAAAATCCTATTGCAAATCCAGAATCATCAGTTGCTCTGGGAGCCATCAGACAACAAGCCAAAGGTGACCGCTGCTCCTCAGCCTGCCATCCCTATCCTTGTCATCGCCTGCAACAGAGTCACCGTGAAGCGCTGCTTGGACAAACTCCTGCAGCACCGGCCCTCAGCAGCGCGCCACCCAATCATAGTGAGTCAGGACTGCGGACATGCCGAGACCGCTGAGGTGATTCGGTCTTATGGAAACAACGTAACTCATCTGAAGCAGCCGGATTTGTCTGACATCCAAGTGAGGCCTGAGCACAAGAAGTTTAAGGGTTACTATAAAATCTCCAGGCATTACCACTGGGCGCTCAACCAAGTGTTCAAGACGCTCGGTCATTTATCTGTGGTGATCGTGGAGGACGACCTGGAG GTGGCACCAGACTTCTTTGAGTATTTCCGAGCCTTGCTGCCTTTCCTGAAATCTGACCCCAGCCTGTGGTGTGTGTCTGCCTGGAATGACAATGGGAGGGAAGGCTATGTGGACCCCGGCAAGGCCGACCTGCTCTATCGGACAGACTTCTTTCCCGGCCTGGGGTGGATGCTCCTCAGGGAGGTGTGGGAGGAGCTGGAGCCAAAGTGgcctgaggctttctgggacgACTGGATGCGCCAGCCAGAGCAGCGCCGCAACCGTGCCTGTATACGCCCAGAGATCTCACGGACTTTAACTTTTGGTCGCCAGGGTGTGAGTCTGGGTCAGTTTTTTGACAAATACCTGCGTTACATTAAACTGAATACCGAGATTGTGCCTTTCACCAAGTTGGACCTGAGTTACTTGAAGGAGGAGACATACAAGGAAAACTTTGAGAAGGAAGTTTACAGTGCTCCTGTGGTTAAATATGAAGATGTGAAGCAGGGCCAGCTACAAGGACCCGGGCCCTTCCGCCTTCAGTACTCGAGTAAGGACAGTTTCAAATTGATGGCCAAAAATCTGGGAATAATGGATGACTTTAAGTCTGGAGTGCCACGGTCAGGGTACAGAGGGGTGGTCAGTTTCATGTCCAGAGGACGGAGGATCTACTTAGCACCCCCTCCAGGATGGACCCAGTATGACCTTTAG
- the LOC143421150 gene encoding uncharacterized protein LOC143421150, translating to MSDGGEGNSRAEESHGARQPQAPNVKPKLGQNDRNSKEEHRKKEKSLRVRRSRSSDSERTERGRRRESDRNRGERRHRGRSEEGRGRRQRDGESDRRRMKPPENDVEDTECAVCFCTYDNVFKTPKLLACGHTFCLECLARINVTSPELKTLSCPVCREVTELPRGRDLPRLGNNRDIISKLPSDMQRALSIRFKRNQGKLMLKNPPPNSPSRPNVVSLPTKSQDTQAAPSRNLQLSAMEQGITPTTVVDVGRPPSRMRGRLRRMFRSDQCYYAVVATIITITVALMLVGILAFVIIPTVSLNNVHPPRPQSNNTSQQNP from the coding sequence ATGAGTGATGGTGGGGAGGGAAACAGCAGGGCCGAAGAGAGCCATGGAGCCAGGCAGCCCCAGGCCCCTAACGTCAAACCCAAACTCGGACAGAATGACAGGAACAGCAAGGAGGAGCACcggaaaaaagagaaatcatTAAGAGTGAGGAGATCGAGGAGTTCTGACTCTGAGAGGACGGAAAGAGGGAGGAGAAGAGAGTCAGACAGGAACCGTGGAGAAAGGAGGCATCGTGGAAGGAGCGAGGAGGGCCGTGGGCGGCGCCAGAGAGACGGAGAGAGCGATCGGAGAAGGATGAAACCCCCTGAAAATGACGTGGAGGACACAGAGTGCGCTGTGTGCTTCTGCACTTACGATAATGTCTTCAAGACCCCAAAGCTGCTGGCATGCGGGCACACCTTCTGTCTGGAGTGCCTGGCTCGCATCAACGTCACCTCACCTGAGCTCAAGACCCTGTCCTGCCCCGTGTGCCGAGAGGTGACTGAGCTCCCTCGCGGCCGGGACCTGCCCCGTCTGGGAAACAATCGGGACATCATCAGCAAACTCCCTTCAGATATGCAGCGGGCGCTGTCCATCCGCTTTAAGCGCAACCAGGGTAAGCTGATGCTGAAGAACCCTCCTCCCAACAGCCCGAGCAGGCCTAATGTCGTCAGTCTGCCTACCAAGAGTCAAGACACTCAGGCGGCACCAAGCAGGAACCTCCAGCTAAGTGCAATGGAGCAGGGGATCACCCCGACCACTGTGGTGGATGTAGGCAGACCTCCGAGCAGGATGAGAGGTCGCCTGCGCAGGATGTTCCGTTCAGATCAGTGCTACTACGCAGTGGTTGCgaccatcatcaccatcactgTGGCGCTCATGCTGGTGGGAATTCTGGCTTTTGTGATCATACCCACTGTGTCCTTGAACAACGTTCATCCCCCACGTCCACAATCAAACaacacttcacagcaaaatccaTGA